The following coding sequences lie in one Deltaproteobacteria bacterium genomic window:
- a CDS encoding PIN domain-containing protein codes for MNGRFLLDTNIVIALFAEDTSVQKGLTEAEQVFVPSIVLGELYYGAQKSLRTEENIAREGS; via the coding sequence ATGAATGGTAGATTTCTTCTGGACACGAATATAGTCATAGCCTTGTTTGCGGAGGATACTTCGGTGCAAAAAGGTTTGACGGAGGCTGAGCAGGTCTTTGTACCAAGTATTGTTTTAGGCGAGCTCTATTATGGAGCGCAGAAGTCCTTGCGGACAGAAGAAAACATTGCTCGGGAGGGAAGTTAG